The genomic interval AATAAAGGATGTATATCGAGACCTCAAGTTTGTAGATATTCATGGACTAAACTGCTTCCTCACAACTCTGACAGACCAGCTCGTACGACCTGTAATCCGGATATAAAAAGCAACTCTTTTTCCATCTCCCTCATCTTCGTTGGTATTTATTTTTCTCGTGCCCGCAATTCTGGGACAGTCCCCTTAGATTCATAAAGATATGTGAGTTTCACGAAATTTGTAATCCATTGATTTTATTGATTTATTTGACATAGCATTTTTAGCAGTTTTTTGAGGGGATGGAGGGCAATTTTGTCTTACTACTTCCTCTCCCCTTGGGGAGAGGGAATTTTTTAATTTTGTGAAACCCTATTCATAAAGATATCTTCCTAAGGTAGGCTGTTATTTTGTTGATATCTTTTATATTCTTTTTTAAAACGCCGTAAACAATATTATCCTCAACCTTATCGTATCCATGGACAATAACATTTCTCATCCCTATCATCTTATCCATCAAATTGAGATATTCGACCGGGAATAAATCGTTCTCAGCTAATATATAAAATGCCTCTCTATTGCTTTCCGGAGCTTTAAGTCCTTTGTCTGCTACTATCATCTTTCCGATATCTATAATTGCTTCTATCGTCTTATGGAGATTTCTTTCCGTAGCATCTTTTATAAGCCATGATTTAATATATTCTGCATATGTAGGAACCTGCCTACTTAGGTTTCTAAGCTTTTTGATGCAGTCGTTCGCTGTCTCGAATTTTGAAGAATACTCAAACCTCTGCTTTGCCATGTCTTATCTCTGTTAACTCCCGATAATACGGAATAAAATCAAAATATTCGCTTTTTACATAATTTTCAAATGCTCTCCTGTACGGCCTTAACTGTTGCAGTTCGTATATAAGACTGCCATTTGAGATAACCGAATATTGAAGCAAGACCGATACGAGCCTGCCCTTGAGATTAAATACGCTTACTTTGTTGTTCAAGCCGATCTCTTTTGCCTTTTTGGTAACAATATCCTCCATTATCGAAATTAACCTTAAAACATCATCTTCGGCAACATTCGGTGAAGGCAGTATGGCAATGTCAATATCGCTATCACCTCTCAATCTACCTTCCAGTGCCGAACCATAGAGATACACTGCAACTATCTCTGCAGGAATCTCTGCGCTGCTAAGATTGTCCTTCATATGTCGAAAAATATCTACCTTATCAGGCATAGCCTTAACCTCTTGGAATAGTATAACAAAAAAATATCCCTCCTACAAAGATTTCGCCTTCACTCTAACTCCCTGAGCAACTCTTTTTCCATCTCCCTCATCTTCTTTGCTTGGTATTTATTTTTTTCGTGGTCATATCCAAGAAGATGAAGAAGTCCGTGAATCAAAAGCCATGCAACTTCTTCATAAAAGGCAAATCCATGCTCCTTTTCCTGTCTTTTTGCCTGTGGAATGTTAATAACAATATCACCAAGCAGCATCATCCATCGAGAGTCAAAGGCTTGAAGACTGAAAGCTGAAAGCCTTTTTTTGAGCCTTGATGCCTTATTGAACTCATCAAAATTGAACAGTTATAATACAGCTAATGATACAACATGAAGACATAAAAAGAGCTGAAGTAATAGCTCGTGATATTGGCATACCACCACAGCCTGATATTGTTATGAGTATCCTTCAAGAGATAAATAAGAATACCCCTGATTTAAAAAAAATATCTGACTTGATAATGAAAGATGCCTCTACTGTAGCAAGACTATTGAAAGTAGCAAATTCACCCTTTTTTTCAAGAGCAAAGGTAGATTCTGTCTTTCATGCCATCCAAATACTCGGTATTAAAAACTTCTATAATATTGTCTTGATGTGTAGCCTTGAGGATATTATAAACAACTCAGGACTACAGCTTAGTAATCTCTGGAAACACTCTTATCTAACAGCAATGATAGCAGGTTATATAGCAAAAAAATATAAATTATGTTCAGAAGAGCATGCTTATATGGCAGGTCTATTTCATGACTGCGGCATTATGCTGATGATGAAGAAATGGCATGACTACAATCAAATAGTTGAATATACTTTATACCTGAATCCACAATATCCGGCATATGAGAAATTCGAACTAATAACAGCCTATGAAACCAGTAAATACACCTCAAATCACTGCGTACTCGGCTATACTATGGCTAAATCATGGAAACTGCCTGATATTGTAATCAACTGTTTACTCCATCACCATCATCATGATATTTCTATCCACAAAAAAGTTGATGATAGAATAATATGCTCACTACTTCACATATCAGAGTTAATATCCATGTCATTTGATTATTCGTCTGAAAAATTTTTCTATATCTATTCAAGATGGTTAGAAGTTTATAAAAATTCTCTAAGTGAACTCGGATTATCCGAAAGCAGTATAAGTCCTCTCATTACAGAAGTCTCAAGATTTTTTGCTTAATATGGATACACTTGCAGAATTAAAAAAGATAACACAAAATTGCACAGTTATGTGTGTCGAAGATGATGATTCTGTGCTTTCATTGCTCCATGAAGCACTTTCTGGACTTTTTAAACATGTTATCACAGCAAAAAATGGACAGGATGGAATAGATAAGTTTCACAAAAACAAAATAGACCTCCTGATTACAGACAATATCATGCCAGTAATGAACGGCATAGATATGATTAAGGAAATAAAAAAAACAGAGCCTAAACTACCTATAATCTTGATAACAGCCCACACTGATACCGACATCTTAATGGAAGCTATAAATATTGGTGTAACGCAATTTATTGCAAAACCTTTTACCATTAATATCCTTTTCAATGCTATAGAGACAGCAATTCAAAGAATAATAGTTGAAAAGCAAAAAATGCTTTATCAAGAAACCGAACTATTGAAATACAAAGAGAGCTACAATATACTGCAGCAAAAACTTGCTCTTAAAAAGCAACACAACATAATAAAAAACGATCTCTATTATAAAAAACTCTTGATTTATAATGATACAAAAGCAAGCGAATGGCTCATAAATATACGCTATGAACCGCACGATATCCTCTCTGGCGACTTTTATAGTATAAGAAAAATAGCTAAAGATAAAATCATTATATATCTATCAGATGCCATGGGTAAGGGATTAAATGCATTTATATCAAATGCTGTCATAACATCGTTTCTGAATTTTTCGATTGATAAGGCGCTAAAAAAAAATGACTTTGATAAAGAGAGATTTTTCAATGATTTTTTCTATTTTTCAAAACAATATCTATCAGAAGATGAGGCATTATGTGCTGTATTACTCTTTATAGACTTTGAAAAAAATAGTCTTGAAATAGCTAATTTTTCAATGCCGCCTATTCTCATTGAAACAGAAAAGAGAGAATTGCTAAAGATTAGCAGTAACAATCCACCTATTATGCGATTTGCCGAAAGATTTAAAAAAGATATTTATAATATCGAATCACTTGAGAAAATGCTCATCTGTAGCGATGGTATATATAATGAAAAATACTGTGACTATATAGAAAATGATTTTATAAATGCAGCGTTTAAAAATCAATTTTTTAAAAGATTCACCGAACGGACTATCACACCTGATGATGATATAACCTTTATCTTTATAAAAAAAATACAATACATCCCAAAATGGACAAAGACATACTCGATTAAAAGCAGACTTGAAGATGTACAATCTATAATCACAGAAATTGAAGTATTTCTGATGGAGATGGGCATGGACGCTGTGTTTATTGCAGAATGTATAACCGCTGTTTCAGAAATGACAATGAACGCATATGAACACGGCAGTCTAAATATCACATACCAACAAAAAAATAGACTTATAAAGGAAGGAAAATACGAGGAATATCTGCTTGATTTAGAAAAACAAATTGACAAAAAAATAGCGATTACAATAGAATTATTTGAAAATTATAATAGCTTATTTATATGCTTCAAAATAACCGATGAGGGACATGGGTTCGATACATCAATAATAAAAGAAACCATGCAAGACATTAATCTATTACACTACAGAGGTATAAAAATCGTTAAAGGCATTGTTGATGAAATTTATTACAATAACTCAGGCAACGAAGTCATCCTATTAAAGGAATGCAGCGAGAGATAGGAGTTTAGAGATAGAGGGGGGAGATGGGAAAAAAGAAGAAGTTTGGACTTTAAATCAACAGAAACAATAGTCCCCTACTGATAAATCACAAGCCATGAGGATAGTTAAACTTAATTTGACATTTAATTTTTCTTAAAAAAGAGGAGGGGTTATGGAGGCAATAGCATCAGGCATATCAGAAGTTACTATCACTGGAGAAATAAAATCTATAAACGATTATCTTGACATCAAAAAAGTTATAACAGAGCTTATTGAAAATAATGACGTTGATTCAATCACAATAAAAATACCTACTTCGGCTTCCATAAATTCTGCACTGATAGGTTTTTTCTTAAGACTTGTGCATGAAAACAAAATCAAACTCACAATACACGTCGGCAACGATAGATTATTAAACTTGCTTAATATAATGAATCTAATGACTATCTTTAATGTACAAAAGAAAATATAAGGGGGGCGCAATGAAAAAACTTTTCGATATGGTTTTAAGCATAGGAATTAAAAAGAAAGTATTAATAGGTTACATTTTTATGAGTTTACTCATATTTGCCATCATTAGTTTTATTGCTATAAATGCATTTCATATCAAATCCAGATATGAGTTTCTGAATACTATAAGTAAAGACATACAAATCATTACACAGCTTAAATCTGATATAAATGGCATAAGGGCTTCATTTCTGAGAATGGCTATAGCAAAAGACCCAGATACATGGCAAAGACAAGAAGATGTAATGCATTTCTACTCAGACCAGAGTGATGAAAATCTTTCAAAATTAAAATATGGACGATATAAAGATAAAATCGCTGAAATGGAAAAGACATGGAAGCCCTTTAAAGAAACTATATTTAATGAGCTCATTCCACTTGTTAAATCAGGGAATGTTGCCAGGGCAATGGAAATACTTGGAACAACACAGGCAGAAAGGTCTAAAGAATTCATGGCTATAGCCAATGAAATTATAGAAACTGCAAAAAATGAATTCTCAGAAAATACAAGCAATATAAACAGAGAAATAAAAAACACTATTATTTTAGTGGTAGTCTTTGTTATAACGAGTTTTTCTATTGCCTTTGCTTTTTCTTTCTGGTTTATAAATAAATATGTAGTTGGTGATCTAATCAGAATAGAACAGGCAGCAGAGAAATTCTCAGATGGCGATCTAACAGTTATAATTAGCCCTGAAAGTAAAGATGAATTTGGCATCATTTCTGACAAACTCAACGAAAGTTTGACCCAATTTAACAACATGATAAAAAGCATTTTAAAAGTATCGAACAATGTTGTATCTGCTGTTGAAATATTAAAAAGAATGGCTGAAAATGCAAGCGATGGAACAAAAATACAATTTCAGCAAGCATCTCTAATATCCGACTCTGCTGATAAAATGATAAAAACCATAGTAAATATCTCGAATAATTCATCAAAGGCACAGGAAAGCACTGAATCAGGAATGAATACAGCAGAGAAAGGCAAAGAAATTGCAGATAAAGCCATAGAAACAGTAGAAACAGTAAACCACATGACAACAGAGCTATCATCTGTGATCAAAAATTTAACAAGTCATGTTGAGGCTATAAGTGAAATAGCTACAGTAATTAAAGATATAGCAGACCAGACAAACCTTTTGGCACTGAATGCAGCTATTGAGGCGGCAAGGGCTGGAGAACAAGGAAGGGGATTTGCAGTAGTAGCAGATGAAGTAAGAAAACTTGCAGAGAAAACCATTAAAGCAACAGTAGAAATCGAAAATAAAATCACTTCAATCAAACAAGAATCGGAAAAAACAACCATATCAATGTCTCAAACCTTTAATGCTGTTAATATAGCTACAGATTATATAAGAAATGTTGGAAACAGCCTTCACGAAATTGTAAATGCTATTAAAACCGCATATAAAGAGGTTTTAAGCATAACAGAAGCAGTGCATGAGCATTCAGCAGGCTCACTTGATGTATCTGTAAATATAGAAAAAACACTTTCTGTCTCAAAAAATATGGAAAAAATGACTTCTGAATTAATGAACGAAATTTATTCATTGCTTTCTATAGCAAACGATTTAAAAGCAATGAGTTCAAGATTTAAAACAAGATAGTAGTTGTTTTTCCATCTCCCTCATCTTCTTTGCTTGGTATTTATTTTTTTCGTGGTCATATCCAAGAAGATGAAGAAGTCCGTGAATCAAAAGCCATGCAACTTCTTCATAAAAGGTAAATCCATGCTCCTTTGCCTGTCTTTTTGCCTGTGGAATGTTAATAACAATATCACCAAGCAGCATCATCCGTCGAGAGTCAAAGGCTTGAAGACTGAAAGCTGAAAGCCTTTTTTTGAGCTTTGAGCTTTGAACCTTGATGCCTGACGCCTGACGCTTATTGCTGAATGCAATTTGCGGGAACGAAAGCACATCTGTAGTTTTATCTTTTTCACGATATTGCAAATTCAATTCTCTCATCTTCCTGTCATTTACAAAGAATACGCTTATCTCCAGCAATAGATAATGAGCAACAAATAATGAGTCTAACTTGCCGCTATCCTTCAGGTATTGGAGAGACCTTTTCAGTATCTGTTTTACTCTCCGCTGGTTTACCCTCATCAATCTTTGATTGTTTTTTATTGTTATTTCCATTTTCTCTTGATTACCTGAAATGCTTGAATATATGAGCTTTATTACTCTTAGCTACCGGCTGTTGCCGTCAGGATTGTTTTCTCTGTCTTATGCGATAAGCCCTTTATATCGAGTTCAGGATATTCTATTCTCCTATGGAAGATGCTGGTCAGAATATATGTAAATTTCTTCTTGATTTCTGATATATCTTTCAGTGTGAGCTCACACTCATCTATCTGTCCATCGAGAAAGATATTGTTTATTATCCTATCAACAAGTGCTGAAATCCTTGCAGGTGTGGGGTCTGTAAGTGCACGGGAGGCTGCTTCTACTGCGTCTGCCATCATAACAATAGCAGCTACTCTTGTCTGTGGTTTTGGGCCGGGGTATCGATATTTTTCTTGAGATATGTCAGCAGCTTGCTCCATAGCCTTCTGATAAAAATATGTTATAAGGCTTGTGCCATGATGCTGTTGTATGATGTCTGTAATTAAACTTGGCAATTTATACTGTTTAGCCAGTTCAACACCTTCTTTTACATGAGAAATAAGTATCATGCTGCTCATATGCGGTGCCAATTTTTCATGTTTGCTCACTGTAGTTGTCTGATTTTCTACAAAATACTCTGGCATCTTCATCTTGCCAATATCGTGATAATATGCTGTCACTCTCGCAAGCAGGGGGTTTGCTCCCACTGCTTCTGCTGCTGCCTCTGCAAGATTTCCTACAATAACGCTATGATGATAAGTTCCGGGCGCAGTTATCATAAGATTGCGCATTAATGGCTGATCAAGGTCAAGTAATTCTACAAGGCTTATATCAGTTGTTATTCCAAAGATATATTCTATAGCAGGCAATATCAAGGATACAGTTGCAGAGACCATAATTCCTGACAATGCAGCAAATAAAAAAGCAGAAGGTGACATTTGAGAAAAAAGGCTCCCTTTAAGAAGCAGTATAATACCGGTAGTTAAAACATTTACGATGCTTACATACATACCACCTTTTATAAGGGCAGACCTTTTTTTACATCTTGCTACCCCAAATGCAGCAGTTAAACTTCCTATAAAGACATAAATCGTATAAAGTGGATCATTTAGCCATATTCCAGATAATAGACTTATAGCAAATGAGAATATTATGGATGTATGAAAATCAAATATGAGTTTTATAAGCATAGCTCCTATAGGAATGGGTATGCCATAAATAAAGGCATTACCAGCAGGAAAGGCAAGTCCCCTGTGAAGCCCTGAGAGGAGATATTCATATGCCCTTCCAAGTATAAGTGTCCCTGCCACAAGAAGTCCTAACAGGAGCAGCATCTTATAGTTTCTTAGGTAAGCAGGCTTATATCGTCTTATATCTTTATAAAAGATGAATAAGATTGCTACTGCTATTAAAAAACTGCCTAAAAATCGATCTACACCAACACCTACTCGAATTATTAAGGCAGAAACAAGGCCAAGTGCCATCAGGACAGCAATCTTATATATATCTTCTCTATGCCTTTCTGAGTACTCCTTGAGTTTACTCCAGAAACTATTTGTCCCAAAAACTTTTTGGAGACCTTTACTACTGCTCTTCTGTATCCCGTTTTTCATATCTTTCATAAGCCCTTACAATTTCCTGAACAAGTCTGTGTCTAACAACATCCCTCTCTGAGAAATAGACTATCTTTATGCCTTCTACATCTTTTAGGATCTTCAATGCTTCTATAAGCCCAGACATTCTGCCAGCAGGAAGGTCTATCTGTGTTATATCTCCTGTGATTACTGTCTTTGAACCAAAACCAAGCCTTGTCAGATACATCTTCATCTGTTCAGAAGTTGTGTTTTGAGCTTCATCAAGTATCACAAAGGAATCGTTCAATGTCCTTCCCCTCATGAATGCAAGGGGTGCTATCTCGATAATGCCTCGCTCTATTAGCTTTGACGCCTTATCTATCTCCATCATATCAAAAAGGGCA from Dissulfurispira thermophila carries:
- a CDS encoding methyl-accepting chemotaxis protein, whose product is MKKLFDMVLSIGIKKKVLIGYIFMSLLIFAIISFIAINAFHIKSRYEFLNTISKDIQIITQLKSDINGIRASFLRMAIAKDPDTWQRQEDVMHFYSDQSDENLSKLKYGRYKDKIAEMEKTWKPFKETIFNELIPLVKSGNVARAMEILGTTQAERSKEFMAIANEIIETAKNEFSENTSNINREIKNTIILVVVFVITSFSIAFAFSFWFINKYVVGDLIRIEQAAEKFSDGDLTVIISPESKDEFGIISDKLNESLTQFNNMIKSILKVSNNVVSAVEILKRMAENASDGTKIQFQQASLISDSADKMIKTIVNISNNSSKAQESTESGMNTAEKGKEIADKAIETVETVNHMTTELSSVIKNLTSHVEAISEIATVIKDIADQTNLLALNAAIEAARAGEQGRGFAVVADEVRKLAEKTIKATVEIENKITSIKQESEKTTISMSQTFNAVNIATDYIRNVGNSLHEIVNAIKTAYKEVLSITEAVHEHSAGSLDVSVNIEKTLSVSKNMEKMTSELMNEIYSLLSIANDLKAMSSRFKTR
- a CDS encoding HDOD domain-containing protein, with translation MIQHEDIKRAEVIARDIGIPPQPDIVMSILQEINKNTPDLKKISDLIMKDASTVARLLKVANSPFFSRAKVDSVFHAIQILGIKNFYNIVLMCSLEDIINNSGLQLSNLWKHSYLTAMIAGYIAKKYKLCSEEHAYMAGLFHDCGIMLMMKKWHDYNQIVEYTLYLNPQYPAYEKFELITAYETSKYTSNHCVLGYTMAKSWKLPDIVINCLLHHHHHDISIHKKVDDRIICSLLHISELISMSFDYSSEKFFYIYSRWLEVYKNSLSELGLSESSISPLITEVSRFFA
- a CDS encoding response regulator, which codes for MDTLAELKKITQNCTVMCVEDDDSVLSLLHEALSGLFKHVITAKNGQDGIDKFHKNKIDLLITDNIMPVMNGIDMIKEIKKTEPKLPIILITAHTDTDILMEAINIGVTQFIAKPFTINILFNAIETAIQRIIVEKQKMLYQETELLKYKESYNILQQKLALKKQHNIIKNDLYYKKLLIYNDTKASEWLINIRYEPHDILSGDFYSIRKIAKDKIIIYLSDAMGKGLNAFISNAVITSFLNFSIDKALKKNDFDKERFFNDFFYFSKQYLSEDEALCAVLLFIDFEKNSLEIANFSMPPILIETEKRELLKISSNNPPIMRFAERFKKDIYNIESLEKMLICSDGIYNEKYCDYIENDFINAAFKNQFFKRFTERTITPDDDITFIFIKKIQYIPKWTKTYSIKSRLEDVQSIITEIEVFLMEMGMDAVFIAECITAVSEMTMNAYEHGSLNITYQQKNRLIKEGKYEEYLLDLEKQIDKKIAITIELFENYNSLFICFKITDEGHGFDTSIIKETMQDINLLHYRGIKIVKGIVDEIYYNNSGNEVILLKECSER
- the ybeY gene encoding rRNA maturation RNase YbeY, whose product is MFNFDEFNKASRLKKRLSAFSLQAFDSRWMMLLGDIVINIPQAKRQEKEHGFAFYEEVAWLLIHGLLHLLGYDHEKNKYQAKKMREMEKELLRELE
- a CDS encoding PhoH family protein; the encoded protein is MIPKTETQRQYIDAINKYDIVFGIGPAGTGKTYLAMAMAINGFLTKQVSRIVLVRPAVEAGEKLGFLPGDIAEKVSPYLRPLYDALFDMMEIDKASKLIERGIIEIAPLAFMRGRTLNDSFVILDEAQNTTSEQMKMYLTRLGFGSKTVITGDITQIDLPAGRMSGLIEALKILKDVEGIKIVYFSERDVVRHRLVQEIVRAYERYEKRDTEEQ
- a CDS encoding HD family phosphohydrolase, yielding MKDMKNGIQKSSSKGLQKVFGTNSFWSKLKEYSERHREDIYKIAVLMALGLVSALIIRVGVGVDRFLGSFLIAVAILFIFYKDIRRYKPAYLRNYKMLLLLGLLVAGTLILGRAYEYLLSGLHRGLAFPAGNAFIYGIPIPIGAMLIKLIFDFHTSIIFSFAISLLSGIWLNDPLYTIYVFIGSLTAAFGVARCKKRSALIKGGMYVSIVNVLTTGIILLLKGSLFSQMSPSAFLFAALSGIMVSATVSLILPAIEYIFGITTDISLVELLDLDQPLMRNLMITAPGTYHHSVIVGNLAEAAAEAVGANPLLARVTAYYHDIGKMKMPEYFVENQTTTVSKHEKLAPHMSSMILISHVKEGVELAKQYKLPSLITDIIQQHHGTSLITYFYQKAMEQAADISQEKYRYPGPKPQTRVAAIVMMADAVEAASRALTDPTPARISALVDRIINNIFLDGQIDECELTLKDISEIKKKFTYILTSIFHRRIEYPELDIKGLSHKTEKTILTATAGS
- the ybeY gene encoding rRNA maturation RNase YbeY produces the protein MEITIKNNQRLMRVNQRRVKQILKRSLQYLKDSGKLDSLFVAHYLLLEISVFFVNDRKMRELNLQYREKDKTTDVLSFPQIAFSNKRQASGIKVQSSKLKKRLSAFSLQAFDSRRMMLLGDIVINIPQAKRQAKEHGFTFYEEVAWLLIHGLLHLLGYDHEKNKYQAKKMREMEKQLLSCFKS
- the hepT gene encoding type VII toxin-antitoxin system HepT family RNase toxin translates to MAKQRFEYSSKFETANDCIKKLRNLSRQVPTYAEYIKSWLIKDATERNLHKTIEAIIDIGKMIVADKGLKAPESNREAFYILAENDLFPVEYLNLMDKMIGMRNVIVHGYDKVEDNIVYGVLKKNIKDINKITAYLRKISL
- a CDS encoding nucleotidyltransferase domain-containing protein, yielding MPDKVDIFRHMKDNLSSAEIPAEIVAVYLYGSALEGRLRGDSDIDIAILPSPNVAEDDVLRLISIMEDIVTKKAKEIGLNNKVSVFNLKGRLVSVLLQYSVISNGSLIYELQQLRPYRRAFENYVKSEYFDFIPYYRELTEIRHGKAEV